The following coding sequences lie in one Aricia agestis chromosome 18, ilAriAges1.1, whole genome shotgun sequence genomic window:
- the LOC121735800 gene encoding uncharacterized protein LOC121735800 has translation MGTSTMGSDLHSDKQDKMLKLQARKKELELMLASKNEELYKLCVQEVQLTGIMPPEAPLSPEIPQRERLGSVRSVDRSTEGTDVHDGSDTSSRRLRQGIDRVHDSDPNLRKNLAHRLSTPSISGISTKSAQPRHVRRPEINSNFFPSPPHERNPETFSIHPSHTYPALATRQDGHSDIMNDLQHGPVHRHHTMTTEYSNKIYYNSPTEAHSVSRLRETHFSSSHPDITTHYTHGTIAQSPVPTHNGMRNTPLIYQYASHLKAQNQHLGALHHHQMQPKRRADGVRRNTLQRTQTYHLTSHSDYNQHLENMGEPYRPPAPVYQHRSQPDIQEPVERRQAPIERNIPVPNTLPLRERNTIRNPMYMQLQVSTEDYGQEERRPYPNAMSPLSQMSGYSQGNFDSVSMNKFSPLSQDNKVKEKQWYETSLDSPTKEVPVLKKSPSIKRTPSIGNSQTYEVMISSGRHSAMQSPNQVPQSPPVLSTSAVSLESPKNLTVIEQGKCIPYREETKPFEMSDFYKYSTKFRQANAQKPSGSNHHISMYNKLPVDAMQYSQDQWHSQGN, from the coding sequence ATGGGTACCAGCACGATGGGGAGCGATTTACACAGTGATAAGCAAGACAAAATGTTGAAACTTCAAGCCCGAAAGAAGGAGCTCGAATTAATGTTGGCCTCGAAAAATGAGGAATTATATAAGCTATGCGTTCAGGAAGTTCAACTCACTGGTATAATGCCGCCAGAAGCACCTTTAAGTCCCGAAATACCGCAACGGGAGAGACTAGGAAGTGTGCGTAGCGTTGACAGGTCTACCGAAGGCACTGATGTTCACGACGGCTCCGATACGTCTTCGCGACGTTTGAGACAAGGTATAGATCGCGTGCATGACTCCGATCCAAACTTGCGAAAGAACCTAGCCCATAGGTTGTCCACCCCGTCGATATCAGGCATATCCACAAAGAGTGCGCAACCACGGCATGTGAGACGGCCGGAAATAAACTCCAATTTCTTTCCTTCGCCGCCGCACGAACGCAATCCTGAGACTTTTTCAATTCACCCTTCTCATACGTATCCGGCTTTGGCTACAAGACAGGATGGTCACAGTGACATCATGAATGATTTACAGCATGGTCCGGTGCACAGACACCATACCATGACAACAGAATATTCAAACAAGATATACTATAATAGTCCAACAGAGGCTCACAGTGTCTCTAGACTGCGGGAAACACACTTTAGCAGTAGTCATCCAGATATAACCACACATTACACTCATGGAACGATTGCACAGTCCCCGGTACCCACACACAACGGAATGCGAAACACCCCCCTCATATACCAATATGCTTCTCACTTAAAGGCACAGAATCAGCATTTAGGTGCTTTACATCACCATCAGATGCAACCGAAGCGCCGGGCCGATGGTGTGAGACGCAACACCTTGCAAAGGACTCAAACATACCACCTCACTTCTCATAGCGATTATAATCAACATTTGGAGAATATGGGTGAACCGTACAGGCCTCCAGCCCCAGTATATCAACATAGATCTCAGCCGGACATCCAAGAACCTGTAGAGAGAAGACAAGCACCTATAGAACGAAATATACCTGTGCCCAACACTTTGCCATTACGAGAGAGAAATACGATACGAAATCCTATGTATATGCAGCTCCAAGTGTCCACAGAAGATTATGGTCAGGAAGAAAGAAGACCGTATCCGAATGCAATGAGTCCACTCAGTCAAATGTCAGGCTATTCCCAGGGGAATTTTGATTCAGTCAGCATGAACAAGTTTTCACCTCTCTCTCAAGATAACAAGGTCAAAGAGAAGCAGTGGTACGAGACATCTTTGGATTCTCCAACTAAAGAAGTGCCCGTCCTGAAGAAGAGCCCAAGTATCAAACGAACTCCGAGCATTGGGAACTCTCAGACTTACGAGGTAATGATATCCTCGGGCCGTCACTCTGCAATGCAAAGTCCAAACCAAGTGCCTCAAAGTCCACCTGTGCTGTCTACAAGTGCAGTGTCACTGGAGTCTCCTAAAAACTTAACCGTTATAGAACAAGGCAAGTGCATTCCGTACAGAGAGGAGACCAAACCATTTGAGATGTcagacttctacaaatattctACAAAGTTCCGACAAGCCAATGCTCAGAAACCCTCGGGTTCTAACCATCACATCAGTATGTACAATAAGTTACCTGTTGATGCAATGCAATATAGCCAGGATCAATGGCATAGTCAAGGTAATTAA
- the LOC121735802 gene encoding uncharacterized protein LOC121735802 — translation MWDEGCINGQLPGSGGDDDYLNGNFNPGKRCVNVWDEGCVNGQLNGAGGDDDYLNGGFNPGKRCVNVWDEGCVNGQLNGAGGDDDYLNGGFNPGKRALQAWLLKVHKSKSHQ, via the exons ATGTGGGATGAAGGGTGCATCAACGGCCAACTCCCTGGATCAG GTGGTGACGACGACTACCTGAACGGGAATTTCAACCCCGGTAAACGCTGCGTCAACGTATGGGACGAGGGGTGTGTCAACGGACAGCTGAACGGGGCTG GTGGAGACGACGACTACCTGAACGGGGGTTTCAACCCCGGTAAACGCTGCGTCAACGTGTGGGACGAGGGGTGTGTCAACGGACAGCTAAACGGAGCTG GTGGTGACGACGACTACCTGAATGGCGGTTTCAACCCCGGGAAACGCGCGCTACAAGCCTGGCTTCTAAAAGTGCACAAATCAAAATCACACCAATAA